The following are encoded together in the Pedobacter steynii genome:
- a CDS encoding IPT/TIG domain-containing protein: protein MKMNLHVKNMMKNGLFGFGLVLLMLAACKKDKTEMIKEPLKLTDYYPNSGNQGTLVTVEGTGFSNNPSDISATFSGTPADVVSATATAVVLRAPQKGSTGEIVMKVSGETLNIGRYTYQELSVQRISPSNGAAGAHIRISGAGFSSLKGPAEVFINGKASVVVSASDTLLVVEVPEAVGTGPVKVKVDGKESMGQTFKYQAIAGISPLTGGKGTQVRITGEGFEELAEGNYVDFNGKPALVKEASGTSLLVVAPAEVGTGPLSITINKQKVTGPVFTVVPPPVIETVSPLSGPGGSVMTIVGNTFSTILEENKVSINGKVIPVTTASATKLTLTLPGNTGNGKVVLSVNDQVVQGPEFKDQSLGINKLSPENGLAGTQVTITGTGFNANAAQNTVTFNGLPAAILSATESTIVVKAPIGLSTGIVKVINNGAEAISPVVFSRAGVLTIAGGPGNTDLDISAFRTGSLAIDRQGNIFVLEVERSRIKKISPEGVVTLFAGSPTGQRGNKNGKGAEALFNFAADPGMDIDANGNLYISDGGNLSIRKVSPQGEVSNFAIGFGNINKLAFDGRGILYVLGSFNGAWRINPEGLRSTINITSMSDVCRPVVVDNIIYKLNNENFYIDTYNLTTNQNMTSVIGGNYGHTDGIGRAAAFASINGMAADNDGNIIIADAGNTAIRKLNPKTKEVTTLAKFTRGGAVDGSLNEAKAGSIGDVIVDKAGNIYFIDSSNNAVRKIFLK, encoded by the coding sequence ATGAAGATGAATCTACATGTAAAGAATATGATGAAAAATGGATTGTTCGGTTTCGGCCTGGTCTTGCTGATGCTGGCTGCCTGTAAAAAGGACAAAACGGAAATGATTAAAGAGCCGTTAAAGCTGACGGACTATTATCCCAACAGTGGAAATCAAGGAACACTGGTGACCGTAGAGGGAACCGGTTTCAGTAATAATCCTTCGGATATTTCCGCTACATTCTCAGGTACACCTGCGGATGTGGTGAGCGCAACGGCTACGGCTGTGGTGCTGAGAGCACCGCAAAAAGGAAGTACGGGAGAGATCGTGATGAAAGTATCGGGAGAGACGCTGAATATTGGCCGTTATACTTATCAGGAATTAAGTGTGCAGCGGATTAGTCCCTCAAATGGTGCTGCCGGTGCACACATCCGGATTTCAGGTGCTGGTTTTAGCAGCTTAAAAGGTCCTGCTGAAGTGTTTATCAACGGGAAAGCGAGTGTTGTGGTGAGTGCCTCAGATACGCTTTTAGTGGTGGAGGTTCCTGAAGCAGTAGGTACCGGACCGGTGAAAGTGAAAGTAGATGGGAAGGAATCCATGGGGCAGACTTTTAAATACCAGGCGATTGCAGGCATTAGCCCATTAACCGGGGGGAAAGGTACCCAGGTGAGGATTACCGGAGAGGGATTTGAAGAACTTGCGGAGGGTAATTATGTAGACTTTAATGGTAAACCTGCATTGGTGAAAGAAGCTAGTGGAACATCGCTCTTGGTAGTTGCTCCCGCGGAAGTAGGTACGGGGCCATTGTCGATAACGATCAATAAACAAAAAGTTACCGGACCCGTCTTCACTGTCGTTCCTCCACCAGTGATCGAGACCGTTTCTCCCCTGAGCGGTCCCGGAGGTTCGGTGATGACCATTGTCGGAAATACTTTCAGTACAATTCTGGAAGAGAATAAAGTAAGCATTAACGGAAAAGTTATTCCGGTAACTACTGCTTCAGCAACAAAGCTGACTTTAACACTTCCCGGAAATACCGGAAACGGAAAAGTAGTGTTAAGTGTAAATGATCAGGTGGTGCAGGGACCGGAATTTAAAGATCAGTCGCTGGGAATTAATAAGCTGAGTCCTGAAAACGGCCTTGCCGGAACTCAGGTGACCATTACGGGAACAGGATTTAATGCCAATGCGGCTCAGAATACCGTGACTTTTAATGGATTGCCGGCAGCAATACTCAGTGCTACGGAAAGCACCATTGTGGTAAAGGCGCCTATCGGTTTAAGCACAGGCATTGTAAAAGTAATAAATAATGGCGCTGAAGCCATCTCGCCGGTTGTCTTTAGCAGAGCAGGAGTGCTGACCATAGCGGGAGGTCCTGGAAACACGGATCTGGATATTTCTGCTTTCCGGACTGGTAGTTTGGCAATAGACAGGCAGGGCAATATTTTTGTACTGGAAGTCGAGCGCAGCAGGATAAAGAAAATTAGCCCTGAGGGTGTGGTGACCTTGTTTGCGGGAAGCCCTACGGGACAACGTGGCAATAAGAACGGAAAGGGTGCCGAAGCTTTATTTAATTTTGCTGCAGATCCCGGGATGGACATTGACGCTAACGGCAACCTTTACATCAGCGATGGTGGTAACCTGAGCATTAGAAAAGTTAGTCCGCAGGGCGAGGTTAGCAATTTTGCAATAGGTTTTGGAAACATCAATAAACTGGCATTTGATGGTCGTGGTATATTGTATGTTCTCGGATCTTTTAACGGAGCATGGAGAATTAATCCTGAAGGATTGAGAAGCACAATTAACATCACTTCCATGTCTGATGTATGTCGTCCTGTAGTTGTCGACAATATTATCTATAAGTTGAACAATGAGAATTTTTATATTGATACTTATAATTTAACGACTAACCAGAACATGACTTCCGTTATTGGTGGAAATTATGGACATACGGACGGAATTGGCAGGGCTGCAGCTTTTGCCAGCATCAATGGCATGGCTGCTGATAACGATGGAAACATCATCATTGCGGATGCAGGCAATACCGCTATCCGAAAGCTGAACCCGAAAACGAAAGAAGTAACTACACTTGCCAAATTTACAAGAGGAGGGGCGGTAGATGGTAGCTTAAATGAGGCTAAAGCGGGTAGTATCGGTGATGTGATCGTAGATAAAGCTGGAAATATCTATTTTATAGACAGTAGTAATAATGCGGTGAGAAAAATTTTTCTTAAATAA
- a CDS encoding SRPBCC family protein, with amino-acid sequence MKSYQLHFSQQLPISLSEAWDFFSSPMNLAQITPDDMAFEITSAPQLKTMYPGMIITYKVSPIPGIRFNWMTEITQVVPQEYFIDEQRFGPYQFWHHQHHFKAVEAGVEMTDILTYGLPMGIFGRMANAIFVADKIRKIFSYRKEKVNSLFGIYPSTGT; translated from the coding sequence ATGAAATCATATCAATTACATTTTAGTCAGCAACTCCCTATTTCTCTCTCTGAAGCATGGGATTTCTTCTCATCTCCGATGAATCTGGCACAGATCACGCCGGACGATATGGCTTTCGAAATTACTTCTGCCCCACAACTTAAAACGATGTATCCGGGAATGATTATTACTTATAAAGTATCTCCAATACCCGGTATTCGATTCAACTGGATGACAGAAATTACCCAGGTAGTACCACAGGAATATTTTATTGATGAGCAACGTTTTGGTCCATATCAGTTCTGGCATCATCAGCATCACTTCAAAGCGGTTGAAGCCGGCGTCGAAATGACGGATATTCTGACCTATGGTTTACCCATGGGCATATTTGGACGGATGGCCAACGCTATTTTTGTAGCAGATAAGATCCGGAAGATCTTCAGCTATAGAAAAGAAAAAGTAAACAGTTTATTTGGGATTTATCCTTCTACCGGAACATAA
- a CDS encoding SRPBCC family protein — translation MKQNKKEKELLINHLFNASPELVFKAWTDPEQLKHWYAPDGCTIEFKSITVKEGGSFHSCIHDPIHGECWIMGTYQEVVAPERLVFSMILTNEQGQTLRSVEAGKAEDWPEEIQTTVTFKPIGNQTTVSVHQTVAEAAAKQSGAYQSWIKMFNKLNAIFST, via the coding sequence ATGAAACAAAATAAGAAAGAAAAAGAACTGCTCATCAATCATCTTTTTAACGCTTCTCCCGAATTGGTGTTCAAAGCATGGACAGATCCTGAGCAATTGAAACATTGGTACGCTCCTGATGGTTGTACCATTGAATTTAAATCCATCACTGTAAAAGAAGGCGGGAGTTTCCATTCCTGTATTCACGACCCCATTCACGGAGAATGCTGGATTATGGGTACTTATCAGGAAGTTGTTGCTCCAGAAAGATTAGTTTTTTCCATGATCCTAACAAATGAACAAGGACAAACGCTGCGCTCCGTAGAAGCAGGAAAAGCAGAAGACTGGCCGGAAGAGATCCAGACTACTGTTACTTTTAAACCTATTGGAAATCAAACGACAGTTTCTGTACACCAAACAGTCGCTGAAGCCGCAGCCAAACAAAGTGGAGCTTACCAAAGCTGGATCAAAATGTTTAACAAACTAAATGCTATTTTCAGCACTTAG
- a CDS encoding ArsR/SmtB family transcription factor: MKIRRDVFQAIADPTRREIIEKIAQGAMNLNAIAETFNSSRQAISKHIQILTECGLVVITQRGRERYCEAQLDKLNEVSDWVEQSRKQWINKFEKLDNYLNEIKTKDHETK; encoded by the coding sequence ATGAAAATAAGAAGAGACGTATTTCAGGCCATAGCAGATCCAACCCGCAGAGAAATCATTGAAAAGATTGCTCAGGGAGCAATGAACCTGAATGCCATCGCCGAGACCTTTAACAGTAGCCGGCAGGCCATTTCCAAACACATACAGATCCTTACAGAATGTGGGCTGGTAGTGATCACACAAAGAGGAAGGGAACGCTATTGCGAAGCCCAGCTTGACAAATTGAATGAAGTATCCGACTGGGTAGAACAATCCAGAAAACAGTGGATTAACAAGTTCGAAAAACTGGATAATTACTTAAATGAAATCAAAACCAAAGACCATGAAACAAAATAA
- a CDS encoding TIGR01212 family radical SAM protein (This family includes YhcC from E. coli K-12, an uncharacterized radical SAM protein.), with protein MGTLLDLGIKGYKNYGTHLKEKYKGQRVFKVIVDGGFTCPNRDGSKGYGGCTYCNVDSFTPELSRKLPTIREQLEQGMERGKGFYKADKFIVYFQPNTNTYAPVHYLKMMYDEALSINTEDVVGFSVGTRPDCIDAEKVALLESYADRFDVDLEMGMESIYDETLNQINRGCSHGEFVEAVKLLENSKLDLCVHTIFGFPWETEEMMLGYIHEINRFPQIKFVKFHHLHIVEGSIMGVKYKKEPFKLFSLEEYTDLLCKLIPLLRPDIVIQRLFGISDWDLLIAPNWGLNKSAIQTYIDKEIERRGVVQGSAYVPVEG; from the coding sequence TTGGGAACTCTACTGGACTTAGGTATAAAAGGATATAAGAATTACGGAACGCACTTGAAAGAGAAGTATAAGGGGCAGCGTGTATTCAAAGTAATTGTTGACGGTGGTTTCACTTGTCCTAATCGTGATGGCAGTAAAGGCTATGGCGGTTGTACCTATTGTAATGTAGATTCCTTCACTCCGGAACTTTCCCGGAAACTTCCTACAATCCGTGAACAGCTGGAGCAGGGGATGGAAAGAGGAAAAGGTTTTTATAAAGCGGATAAATTCATTGTTTATTTTCAACCAAACACCAATACTTATGCACCGGTTCATTATTTAAAGATGATGTATGATGAGGCACTTTCCATTAATACAGAAGATGTAGTCGGATTCTCTGTTGGCACACGTCCGGATTGTATTGATGCAGAAAAAGTGGCTTTACTGGAAAGTTATGCAGATCGTTTTGATGTGGATCTGGAAATGGGAATGGAATCTATCTACGATGAAACTTTGAACCAGATTAACCGTGGCTGTAGTCACGGTGAATTTGTTGAGGCAGTGAAATTACTGGAAAACTCGAAGCTGGACTTATGCGTCCACACTATTTTTGGTTTTCCATGGGAAACAGAAGAGATGATGCTGGGCTATATTCATGAGATCAATAGATTTCCCCAGATTAAATTTGTGAAATTCCACCACCTTCATATTGTAGAAGGGTCTATTATGGGGGTAAAATATAAAAAAGAACCTTTCAAATTATTCTCTTTAGAGGAGTATACCGATTTGCTTTGTAAGCTGATCCCTTTGCTACGACCTGATATTGTGATTCAGCGTTTGTTTGGTATCTCTGATTGGGACTTACTGATTGCGCCAAATTGGGGATTAAACAAATCTGCGATCCAGACTTATATTGATAAAGAGATTGAACGCAGGGGAGTGGTGCAAGGATCCGCTTATGTTCCGGTAGAAGGATAA
- a CDS encoding fasciclin domain-containing protein, with protein sequence MNNFKYILMPVLALSVSLSACKKEEKQSSGKDSNKISAVIADNFNLSVFSTGLNRSGLKAKMQETGPFTVIAPSDDAFLKAGFANAVAILSAEPSRISAIMNYHLLNGTYELNKLPFLFNQEIRSANGGKLFVTHWVKGPDTVLTINGSRVLSQNIRATNGLIQVVDQMLEPYTHELVTEAIASDRSLSLFYQAIQRSGLMTVLNGKGSFTVFAPENAAMAAYGLSSLADINAADPATLAALMRYHIITDRRFVYDYILSTSASGKSDQTMLDGNSIQIQLIPNENVPGAFTGIRLQGTGNTAFIAVKKQDVLTGNGVLHTITGMLKITQ encoded by the coding sequence ATGAATAACTTTAAATATATCCTGATGCCTGTACTCGCATTAAGTGTGAGTCTTTCTGCTTGCAAAAAAGAGGAAAAACAGTCGTCCGGAAAAGACAGCAACAAAATCAGCGCTGTAATTGCAGATAATTTTAACTTATCTGTATTCAGTACAGGACTTAATCGTAGCGGATTAAAAGCAAAGATGCAGGAAACAGGACCCTTTACGGTAATCGCTCCTTCGGATGATGCTTTTCTCAAGGCGGGCTTCGCAAATGCTGTGGCGATTCTTAGTGCAGAGCCTTCCCGGATTTCTGCAATTATGAACTATCATCTGTTAAACGGAACCTACGAATTGAATAAACTGCCCTTTCTGTTTAATCAGGAAATCCGTTCTGCAAACGGAGGAAAGCTATTTGTCACCCATTGGGTAAAAGGCCCGGATACAGTGCTTACTATTAACGGTTCCAGGGTCTTATCACAAAATATCCGTGCTACTAATGGATTGATTCAGGTGGTAGACCAGATGTTGGAACCCTATACACACGAACTGGTGACCGAGGCCATTGCTTCAGACAGGAGCCTGAGTTTGTTTTATCAGGCCATTCAACGGTCAGGTTTGATGACGGTACTCAATGGTAAAGGTTCTTTTACAGTATTCGCGCCTGAAAATGCAGCCATGGCTGCTTATGGGTTGTCCAGTCTGGCTGATATCAATGCCGCAGATCCTGCAACACTTGCTGCGTTAATGCGCTACCACATCATCACAGACCGTCGCTTTGTCTATGATTATATCCTGAGCACTAGTGCAAGTGGAAAAAGCGATCAGACGATGCTGGATGGGAATTCCATTCAGATTCAGCTCATTCCAAATGAGAATGTTCCGGGTGCTTTTACAGGAATTAGATTACAAGGAACGGGAAATACCGCATTTATTGCTGTAAAGAAACAGGATGTACTTACCGGAAACGGCGTGCTGCATACCATTACTGGTATGTTGAAGATCACCCAGTAA
- a CDS encoding TonB-dependent receptor, whose translation MILNKILKKISVFLILMLPLVATAQETSGTLNGTVYDAGGQVLPGASVIAIHQPSGTKYATSADAKGRYYLPNLRIGGPYSVEAAMISMKTDKKEGITIRLGAAILLNFALTDQTQQLGEVVIKATKRGPQASTYGTGKNISADQVRNMPTVSRSITDITRQVPQASKDNSFGGTNFRYNNVTIDGAINNDAIGFSPSLGGQSGTSGMAGSSTRTNPVSLDAIEDMQVYLAPYDVKIGNFTGGSVNAVTRSGTNTLSGSAYGFGRNASLTGKDRVGTLGKMNSDFYDYQAGFRLGFPIIKNKLFFFTNEEFTRRRDPLQLLAGRAETSHILSGEDAKAISAANFLDAGTAGEFNTYSKSRKFFNRLDWNINDKHQLAIRNNTIVSEATHMDRDQQDFRFSSMAFLQKNNQSSTVAELKSRFSNNLSGNLLAGYTMVNDFRDPSADPSLPQVQIAGRTPGTTIYLGTDREASIFDMKQRTLELTANLNWNLGKHTFTLGTHNEFYNITYGFVNAWNGRVDYLSIEDYLNNNPYRVRGAYDYQNNNRNDILDHPGAKFNVNLYSLYFQDEIRVSDKLKVIPGLRADMAHLPEMPQLSDKTRTAMDDPFFGSTYTYTPLKRITNNFLNKVQLSPRVGFRYDWMGDQSLILRGGAGLFTGRIPMAWLAYAFYNTGDSYGGFDQKADQKPFVPGSNPLKGGPNGIADFIQENGAATNNRNSGKTQIDLVDNGFVMPQVLRTSLGIDYTTPTQWKFGLEAIYTKNIKDVLFQQLNVQDNPTYYGYDKSRLQPVYSGTVDQRFSNTYLLSNTSKGYRYSLTGSISKNIAEVLQASVAYTYGQSKDLSNGVRNSMESNWQLNQSLVPNNPVLANSNFDIRHRIVSTISYNKIWNKGKTNVSLFFSAQSGSPFTYGIVNNSIQGLPQQVSLAYIPNREESIRYFQDRNTGGQLVTAQQQAEAFNAYVDGDEYLSSRRGQFTERNKGRTPWNLQADLHLSHDLFVSGDKKQFITLTADVMNLTNLISKSWGIQYFSPNTFNSTSSVGLTPVLFPPQQNAGGYPSFQFNAPGKPYSVDYYGSRSQVQFGLRYTF comes from the coding sequence ATGATTTTAAATAAGATACTCAAAAAAATAAGTGTATTCCTGATACTGATGCTACCCCTTGTGGCAACAGCTCAGGAAACCAGTGGTACCCTGAATGGAACGGTTTATGATGCCGGCGGACAAGTTTTGCCTGGCGCTTCGGTGATTGCTATTCATCAACCATCCGGTACTAAATATGCCACTTCTGCCGATGCCAAGGGGCGATATTATTTACCTAATCTTCGTATCGGCGGACCTTATTCCGTAGAAGCAGCGATGATCAGCATGAAAACGGACAAGAAAGAAGGCATTACCATTCGCCTGGGTGCCGCAATATTATTAAACTTTGCACTAACCGATCAGACGCAGCAACTGGGAGAAGTGGTGATTAAAGCTACCAAAAGAGGGCCTCAGGCCAGTACTTATGGAACAGGTAAAAATATCAGTGCCGATCAGGTGCGCAATATGCCGACGGTTTCCAGAAGCATTACCGACATTACCCGTCAGGTGCCACAGGCAAGTAAGGACAATAGTTTTGGCGGAACAAATTTCCGTTACAATAACGTCACGATCGATGGAGCTATCAATAACGATGCAATTGGCTTTAGTCCATCTTTAGGCGGACAGTCGGGAACTTCAGGTATGGCCGGAAGCTCTACCCGTACCAATCCGGTATCCCTCGATGCCATCGAAGACATGCAGGTCTATCTTGCTCCTTATGATGTGAAGATTGGAAACTTTACCGGCGGATCCGTAAATGCGGTGACCAGAAGCGGAACCAATACCCTCAGCGGATCTGCCTATGGTTTTGGCCGGAATGCCAGCTTAACCGGTAAGGATAGGGTAGGAACATTGGGTAAAATGAACAGTGATTTTTACGATTATCAGGCAGGTTTCCGTTTAGGTTTTCCCATCATTAAAAACAAGCTTTTCTTTTTTACCAATGAGGAATTTACCCGCAGGAGAGATCCTTTGCAACTGTTGGCCGGAAGAGCGGAAACGAGTCATATCCTAAGTGGGGAGGACGCAAAGGCGATCAGTGCCGCTAATTTCCTGGATGCAGGTACCGCAGGTGAATTTAATACCTATTCGAAATCTCGTAAGTTCTTCAACCGCCTGGATTGGAACATCAACGATAAACATCAATTGGCCATCAGGAACAATACCATCGTTTCTGAAGCCACGCATATGGACCGTGATCAACAGGATTTCCGGTTCAGCAGCATGGCCTTTCTACAGAAAAATAACCAAAGTTCTACCGTGGCTGAATTAAAAAGCAGGTTCAGTAATAACTTGTCAGGAAATTTACTGGCAGGTTATACGATGGTAAACGATTTCAGAGATCCATCGGCTGATCCAAGCCTGCCACAGGTGCAAATCGCCGGACGTACCCCAGGTACGACGATCTATTTAGGAACAGATCGTGAGGCCAGCATCTTTGATATGAAACAAAGAACACTGGAGCTGACCGCCAACCTGAACTGGAACCTTGGGAAACATACCTTCACCCTGGGTACCCATAACGAGTTTTATAACATCACCTATGGTTTTGTGAATGCATGGAATGGAAGGGTAGATTATTTAAGTATTGAGGATTACCTGAACAACAATCCATACCGCGTTCGTGGGGCTTATGACTACCAGAACAACAATAGAAATGACATCCTGGATCATCCGGGTGCAAAATTTAATGTCAACCTGTATAGTCTTTATTTCCAGGATGAGATCCGTGTTTCTGATAAGTTAAAAGTCATCCCCGGACTTAGGGCTGATATGGCGCACTTGCCGGAAATGCCGCAGCTGAGCGATAAAACGCGTACGGCTATGGATGATCCATTTTTCGGAAGTACCTATACATATACACCACTAAAAAGAATTACCAATAATTTCCTGAACAAAGTACAGCTCTCACCAAGAGTAGGATTCAGGTACGATTGGATGGGTGATCAGAGTCTGATCCTCAGAGGGGGAGCAGGTTTGTTCACCGGAAGGATTCCAATGGCATGGCTGGCTTATGCTTTTTACAATACCGGAGATAGTTATGGTGGTTTTGATCAGAAAGCAGATCAGAAACCTTTTGTCCCAGGTAGTAATCCATTAAAAGGAGGTCCAAATGGAATCGCAGATTTCATTCAGGAGAATGGTGCGGCGACCAATAACCGCAATAGCGGAAAAACTCAGATTGACCTGGTGGACAATGGGTTTGTAATGCCGCAAGTGTTAAGAACAAGTCTGGGGATTGATTATACTACGCCTACGCAATGGAAATTTGGCTTGGAGGCGATCTATACTAAAAACATTAAGGATGTGCTTTTTCAACAACTCAATGTGCAGGACAATCCTACTTATTATGGATATGATAAATCACGTCTACAACCGGTTTATAGCGGGACAGTAGATCAGCGCTTTTCTAATACTTACTTGTTAAGTAACACCAGTAAAGGATACCGTTACAGCCTTACCGGAAGTATCAGTAAAAATATTGCTGAGGTATTGCAGGCTTCGGTTGCTTATACCTACGGACAGTCTAAAGATTTGTCGAACGGTGTACGTAACTCTATGGAATCGAACTGGCAGTTGAACCAGTCGCTGGTACCTAATAATCCGGTATTGGCCAATAGTAATTTTGACATCAGACACCGTATTGTCAGCACCATCAGTTACAATAAAATATGGAACAAGGGTAAAACAAATGTTTCCTTGTTCTTCAGTGCACAATCGGGAAGTCCGTTTACTTATGGTATTGTAAATAATAGCATTCAGGGTTTGCCACAACAGGTGAGTCTGGCATACATCCCGAATAGAGAAGAAAGTATCCGCTATTTTCAGGACCGCAATACAGGCGGACAACTGGTTACTGCTCAGCAACAAGCCGAAGCATTTAATGCTTATGTGGATGGAGATGAATACCTGAGCAGCAGAAGAGGGCAGTTTACCGAAAGAAATAAAGGGCGTACGCCATGGAACCTGCAGGCCGATTTACACCTTTCCCATGATTTGTTTGTTTCAGGAGATAAGAAACAATTCATCACCCTGACTGCAGATGTGATGAATCTGACCAATCTGATCAGTAAAAGTTGGGGCATTCAATATTTCTCACCCAATACCTTTAACTCTACTTCCAGTGTGGGATTAACTCCGGTATTGTTTCCGCCACAACAAAATGCAGGTGGATATCCTTCTTTCCAGTTTAATGCGCCGGGTAAACCTTATAGCGTGGATTATTATGGTTCAAGAAGTCAGGTGCAATTTGGTTTAAGATATACTTTTTAA
- a CDS encoding fasciclin domain-containing protein: protein MKPIHILTFCLLFLTLASCRKKEFMPEVEGLPVPHPEITASLKDVLNTSPYTIFKAAWERSNMDKIMKEKGDKAYYTMLVPTNEAFIADGLTMEKINSTEPALLDSILLYHTLTGTFNPEDVKDRVDNYPGKSLLENPYLKVKAPFSGSALAAPYFYLQYLKVSGNELFVNGKKAGSAAAVLAKNGVLLPVSRVLHKPTKTILQVLQEDGRFGMYLDLTARTDALFAELTYGSFQHDFTAGLKVSEIGDYNITFHSIFAITDDAFRKAGYNTVDEMMELNNRNPLPYVDWDTYAVKGGLVTDTLVGYHRWGTFFSHDEPNVGRGTANATNFYSNDLNNTVLGDYTLVLGGYPTPFPAYKMPLDFNNEGGVIKVKVKGSDYPAASVIESDINTIMGPVHIVDRLLLPKGFKL from the coding sequence CAATTCATATCCTTACTTTTTGCCTGCTGTTTCTTACACTGGCATCCTGTAGAAAAAAAGAGTTTATGCCCGAAGTAGAGGGGCTACCGGTTCCGCATCCGGAAATTACGGCCAGCCTGAAAGATGTCCTGAATACTTCTCCTTATACCATTTTCAAGGCCGCCTGGGAGCGGAGTAATATGGATAAGATCATGAAAGAAAAGGGAGATAAGGCGTATTATACGATGCTTGTGCCTACAAATGAGGCCTTTATTGCTGATGGACTAACCATGGAGAAAATCAATAGTACTGAGCCAGCTTTATTGGACAGCATTTTGCTTTACCATACGCTAACCGGAACTTTTAATCCTGAAGATGTAAAAGACAGAGTAGACAATTATCCGGGGAAATCCCTGTTGGAAAACCCCTATCTAAAGGTAAAAGCCCCCTTTTCGGGCTCAGCTTTAGCTGCTCCTTATTTTTACCTCCAATACCTGAAAGTAAGTGGTAATGAGCTTTTTGTAAATGGTAAAAAAGCCGGCTCTGCCGCTGCTGTTCTGGCAAAAAATGGCGTGCTTTTGCCGGTCAGCCGTGTTTTGCACAAACCAACAAAGACGATTTTACAGGTGCTCCAGGAGGATGGCCGCTTCGGAATGTACCTCGACCTGACTGCCCGTACAGACGCTTTATTTGCAGAACTGACTTACGGGAGTTTTCAACATGATTTTACAGCTGGTTTGAAGGTAAGCGAGATTGGAGATTATAACATTACTTTTCATTCCATTTTTGCCATCACTGATGATGCTTTCCGTAAGGCTGGCTACAATACGGTAGATGAAATGATGGAATTGAATAACCGGAATCCATTGCCTTATGTCGATTGGGATACCTATGCCGTAAAGGGCGGATTGGTAACCGATACTTTAGTTGGATATCACAGATGGGGAACCTTCTTTTCTCATGATGAACCAAACGTAGGCCGGGGTACTGCCAATGCCACTAATTTTTACTCCAATGATTTAAATAATACGGTCTTGGGGGATTATACGCTGGTTCTTGGAGGCTATCCAACACCCTTTCCTGCCTACAAAATGCCATTGGATTTCAATAACGAAGGTGGGGTCATTAAAGTAAAAGTAAAAGGATCAGATTACCCGGCAGCGAGTGTGATCGAGTCGGATATCAATACGATTATGGGGCCGGTTCATATCGTCGACCGATTGCTGCTGCCAAAGGGCTTCAAATTGTAA